TGGGGTATGTTCCCTTACGTTAAACTTAAATATTCTGCTTTGAACTTAATACGACACTTTAGTTGGCTTTTATGAGGTTATTTCTAGATACCCTCAAATGTAGTTCATTCGTCCTTGAAAAGAACTCAATAAGCTGTTGATAATAACCTTTCTTTATGTATTATGGCTCAATGACCATAGGTTTGAATTATTGTGCTTTTGGCATAAGAAGTTATGAGAACATGCTTGCTATACCGTATGTGTTTATATCATTTTTAGGGTGTCCTACCATTAAGCCTGAGGTTGCTTACACTTTCTATGACTTGAAGAACTTCTTCTCAGTTATGAAATTGGTCTGTCGACACTTGAGGCGCAGATAatgttatttgtttatttatctcTTAGAATCTGCAGGTTCTTTTTCAAGCACATGAATACCAAAAATAGATGCTTTGTTTGGCCTGCTCAATTCTCAAATACATACATGTATAAATAGCTATATCTAAGACTGTTTAACATCTTTGACGTTACACACTTGTGCTTCTATGCACATTTTCCAATTACTTGGCTCTGTCAACATACTAACATACTAGGAGGTTAATAATATTTGAGACTTCAGCATTAGGTTCATTGGTGCATTATATTAGAGCGTAGGATTTACCGTTAAGCATGCTGATTGATTAATTTACCCTTGAAATCTTAGGTCAACTTACTACTAACTAGATGGATGAAGGATTTGGAGAAGATATTCTATGGAAATATTGTTGCTTATGATGCTGCCCTGCTTCAAGAGGCTAAACTGGATGATCTGCAAAATGTGATATGGAGGTAAATCTTTACCAAGCTCGGTCCATTGTTCACCCACCTTTAATATAATATACATCATCAACCCTCCCTAGCCCCAACATAAAAATTGTCAAACTTTTAATCATGGGATACGTATTAACCTTCTGCACCGATGTTGCAGGAATGTCTTTTCTGACGATGGTTCATCACAACCAACTGGAGATGCATCACGAGCAGTCCAGGCACATTCTCTTCCTTGACTGGCAAACTTTCAACGGCTTTTAGCATTAACTAATAACTCTCTTATATGATTCATAGAGTTACAATGAAAGTTTGTGTACATGCAGGCAATGGCAAGATATATTCGCCGGGAACTTTCTTGCCTGTCCTTAACAGGTATTCCTTGTTTGTTCTTTGTGTTTCTTGTTCCCGCATTCGGTATTTCTGATGTTAATGTGTTTCTATTGAGATTGCACAAAAACTCCCATCTCTTCGCGAGATATAACGTTGTAATTTGGATGTGCAGACAAAGAAGCTATGTTTTCTGGTAATTTCATGTTTACTCCGCTGAAGGGCGAGAAAGCGAAATCGGAGGCAACCAAGTGAGAATCCATCTGCTCACTTTCAAGTTTCCGTCGTTTGGAAGACAACTTCACCCGAATCAGACTTGTAAAAGACGATCACAATAAAATATTTGTTTAATTATCAAAAAtaagtttaattttgtttttattgttatttttatatttttattcttgAAACCGTGATTCAATAAGATGGAGGCTACAAGTTAGtgtaagtgcttttaaaatgattgaaataatttggtgaaaatgtttttgaaaccaattcttagtaaaaacgCAAATGAATCTTGAAAAAcccacttcaagtgcttttagaattcaaaatattttctcgAAATGCCTTTtcaatcgttttaaaagcattttcaagCAAGTTTTACAAAAGAGAGAGGCAGTGATGTTTTTGCTCTAGTTCGTCAAACACTTGAGAAAAccaatttttctcttttttccagTCAGGATTATGTGGTTGTCACTTTGGGTGCATTATTCATATAACTTGGAAGTCTAATAACTATAAAAATAACTTTTTAGTTCACTTAGAAAAGAACGGTTGTTGTCAATTTCAATAACTAAAACTAAATAACAAGTGTTTTTTTGCTAGAGGTTTTTGACTTGGACGTCTCGACAAAACTACTTTAGCCATAACATACCTGAAAATGTATTGTGCAGGAATCCACGGCTCCCTTTTTGTTATTTAGGGTTTAGGCCTACACAATAGCGGTATTCTAGgtacactaaaaaatttcttGTGATAAACAGCACAATTAAGCTACGAAATGTCAAGAAACACCTTTTGCTTTTTATGTAATTAGTAGGGTAAAAGCGACATTACCTTTTATCCTTATTAAAACATTGACCCGAAGGTCtgtttttgggtttgggctTTTCTTTCATGCATCACACAGGCTTCGGGGCCTGATTATTAATGGGCTTCGGGTCGTTGGTTTGGGCTTACTCTTATATTAAATGTCAAAATTTGTCTTCTGCTACCCAGAGGCTGGGTCCCACATTTCCCAGAATATTTGAGGATCTTTCTTCCCTTCATATATTCTATATATTTACGTGCTCCGTCTCAGAGCTCTTCCATCAACCTCTGTAAAAACCCCAACTTTCAAATCTTCTTGTTTcagttcctctctctctcctctttctctctctacattgACTTCACTCGCACGCCGCACCCTCCAAGCTGTCCTCTTAAAACCTAAACCTCAGAGGTTACTGTTCCATTAGGGGTTTCTCCTTCGCACACCAAAGAAACacgttttccttttctttcggattgcattttccttttctttcagaTTTCGCTTTCCCCACATTCCCTCCACCGATTTTCAGATATACCCACAAAATCTTCTTCAATCTTGTCCAATACCCAGAATTCGCTTTCTTCAAATTCACCCAAATTCGCAGTCTTTCTCCACCGACCACCATGAagtttttgaaaatttgccTTCTTTTTTCCCTGCTTTCCGTCGCGTTTTCTCACGGGACCTTCGACTCCCACCTCCTGCCGCGGCCGTTGATCCTTGAATACCAAGAAAACACCGAGACCCAGTTCAAGGAATTGGAGGATGAGCTCGGATTACACTGCGCCAGCTGGAGATTTTCTGTGGAAGCAAACAATGTCAATCCCTGGGAAACAATCCCGGAGGAGTGTGCGGAGTATGTCAAAGATTACTTGACGGGTCGGGCTTACGGGTTCGATCTCGAAAGGGTGTCTAAGGAGGCTGGGGTTTACGCCAAGAGTGTTGAATTGAATGGTGATGGAAAGGATGTGTGGATTTTTGACATTGATGACACGCTGCTCTCTAATCTTCCCTATTATACTGACCATGGTTACGGGTATGAATCTTCAACTTCCCTTGAGAAATCTAAATTTTGTTTGGATTATTGGATAGTGTAGCAGATTATTGAATTTTGATTGCTTGGAACTTAATAATAGTAGAATTTCAATGAAACGGACCCTTCTAGTTAGCTAAGTGAATTAGTTGAATGAGAATTTTTGTCATGAAAATTTGTATCAAGAGTTGCAGAAGGCGGTTTTATAGCGAGTATTCGAAAGAAAATTGGAATGTAGGAACTTGTAACGCAGATAATATCTAGAAATCTATCAACTGGAAAGGTTTATGTTGTTTGAAAAGTATAACCAGAATTCTGTTTTCTAAATTTCATTGAATTTTATCATCATTTGTTGGTTTGAGTTCTTTCTGTTTTTTATGACAATATATTTATGTGTTGATGTGGATATTGTGTGTAATTTTGTAGCTTGGAGGTTTTTGATAATGTGGAGTTTGATAAGTGGGTTGAGAAGGCCATGGCACCTGCCATAAAGTCCAGCTTGAAACTCTATGAAGAGGTCTTGAGTTTGGGTTTTAAGGTTTTCTTGCTCACGGGGCGCACCGAAGGGAAAAGGAAGGTTACTGTTGAGAATCTGAACAATGCAGGGTTTCGAGATTGGCATAAGCTTATTTTGAGGTGAGTACGAATGTCGCTTATGAATTGATATGGAACTGAATTGTTGTGCTGCATTGTCTGACTAATATAAGTATCCATATATCTGTTGCATTTGACTGTCTTAGCATGAGTAATCGTTGTAAATTTCGAAGAAAAGTTAGATTACCTGTCTTGTTGCTGTAACTTTCCTGCATAATTACTTGCTTAGAATTAGAAATAATTGAAATGGAAGAATGTTGTTTCAATCAGGTGAAAATATGATTTGGTTTTTAGTTATGTCCTGCGCATATGCGTATGCATATACATTAGTCACACATCGATATTAAGGACACACCTCCCCTACAGGCCTAAGGTGTTACCTAGATGAAACAATGGccttaattattttgaattttgtttgataaTTAGACCCAATGGCTTTGTTAGGGGTGGTTGGTGCACCGTTTTGATGATTTCATCCTGCATTACGGATAAATATTTGGTTCCCTATTCGTAAATCTGTAAAATATCATCGCATCGTGTGTTTATCATCTCAGTGTAATTTGATGATCATGTCTGAATAAAATAAGGATGGAAGTTAAAATGTAAAGCTTTCAGTCGGGTAAACAAGCTCATCATTCGCCAAATTTTTTTATGATCACTGTTTGACATTGATTCGTATTCTCTCCTCTTCCTTTTGTTCTCGAAATCATTTGAACATAGAGCGTAAACTTGAAGCTTTCATTTTAAGACAGTGCTCGTTATATACGCTACCATAAAGCTTTTTACGTACTGTGCAGGTCCGCTGATGACCGCGAGAAACTGGCGACGATTTACAAGTCAGAGAAGAGGAGTGAGATGGAAAAGGAGGGATATAGAATACTTGGGAATTCCGGAGACCAGTGGAGTGATTTACTGGGTACCTCAGTCTCCCTCCGCTCGTTCAAGCTTCCGAATCCTATGTATTATATTCCATGATAGGGCAGGCGTCATTCGTTTCAAAACTATCGTACCGATTGATACAAATCAAGCTGTCTTATAATTGTTGTGCAGCTTGTACTGGTTTAGTTCATGATGCCATACACACATAATCCAGTGAATTGTTCATATCAAACTGCATCATATATTGGAATCCTATCTCAGAGAGAAAATTGTAATGGAGGTCTTTGGCTGGTTGGAATTGTAATGAACCACTTGAGTGAGTACTTTGTCTATTGAGTTGTATTGTTATTCTATATGTTTTGGAgataattggagcaatgatcttTGAGCTTTAGTTCAATTGAAGCTTTGTTCCTAAACTAAAAATTTGTGAGTTTTGGTGCCTGAACTTGTTAAAATGTAGAGCAATGGTCATTTTGATTAACTCCGTTAGAACTTCTATCCATTTTTTGTCCCTTCAAAACCCTTTATTTTGGGTGGAAGTTTTTATAGAGttagccaaaatgatcattGCTCCATATTATAACAAGTTTAAAGATCGATAATCACGAATTTTCAGTTCAAGAACCAAAACTCTGATTGGGCCAAAATTCAAGGAGCATCGCTCCAATTTTCTCATATATTTTGGTGCCCCAAACCCTAACTTTTTGAGTGGTGAGGGGTAAAATGTTGTGCTGTCCATTGAATCAGTCATTGTCTGAGCATTTAAGACCTTACTGACTTAGGGTTAGGGTCATATTTGGTGCAGTCTAAAATTGACTTTCATATCAGATTAGTTAGGTAGAGACTTGAGAATAATATTTTTCTCTTATATGTTGGACTTGGTTTTTGGGACCATTTTTGGGTGTAGTATTAATTCAGGGTAAGTTGATGCTGTGTTGCCAAAACAAATACTCATCTTGATCCAACAAATTCTTAGGGGTGGGCTcggaaaaccgaaaaaaaaggtgacaaaaaaccaaaccacaaccgaaaaaaaacaaaaacgaatgcaaagcaaattgaaaattaaaaaaaaatgaaccgaactGAAAACTATTAGTTTGGTTTCAATTTTGGTGGTTTAAAATCCAAATTGAATCGATTGagatataaattaatattttttatttatttatgttggaTATTCATTTTCCAAGTCTAATTTCAATCCAAAGCCAAGTAAACTCAGCCTTAGGCCAAATATATTAAAGCCCTATTCcctagattttttttcttcaatttctctccAATTTAtaggttgaaaagaaaaataatttgaaaaaaaaaaaacgaaacgaACATAAAAAAGCCCaaccgaaacaaaacaaaaattaacccgaacagaaaaataattttggtttgattttcaattttgataaaaaactaaaaagaaaactaatgaaaatggtttgaaaactttgagttttaacgataaggacaaaataaaaggtaaagtgaatagtatcaggattgactttttagtgtaaaaatataatttttcgttaaaataaacagtaccaggATCTTTTAGTTAAAGTTCTCAAAACTAAATCGAATAAAACAAAACTCACCCCTATTTTAAGAATTTAAGCGCATTCTTAGATTAATTAAGATCCAGTAAATGGATCACACGTGTCTGTAGAGACTACACTTCGTTTGACATAGCCCCAAAGCATCATGCCTCACGCGGTGGGGAGGTCCGGTCCTACGCGTTTGATTTCGATCAAGAGATGGTGGGCCCAAAAACACCACATTGATGAGGGCCACCAAACAACTCATCAATCCCCGCCGTAAATTAACAAATTGCCTCCTCCAACCGCCACTTATTGATTTGCAACTGTCTCCTCCAACCGCCACTTAACCTTCATAATTACAAATTAATTATGAAGAAACCCTAATTTGTATTTAGTAATTGCaataagaaatttaaaattttgtcaaGAAGACaatttttcaatagttgaggaTAAATTTCAAGCCCATATTTCATACCGCACGTCTTGAATTCGATTTCTGTTATTGATAAATCCCACGATAATGGTCAGCGGGAGGCTAAAACACCTTTATAAGTCTTCCCGGTTCTTAGAAGGATAAACTGCCTTTGCGAAGCCACCAACTAATCTCCATTTTAAAATAAGAAGATTGAGGACATTTTTTCTTGTTGAATAATAATTATGCCCATTATAAATGTTTAGCCACACGTAAAGCAACTCACATAGAACATATTATAGTTACTGTAGCATCATGGTCCAATATTTAAAATAGATTGACCTTGTGGTACCAAAGACCATAGAATTTCCTTCTTAAAGGACAACCTAAGCAAACAAAGCTTTCTATTTGCGAGAGCCGAAGGAGAGAGGAAATAtctattgcttttactttgcaacAAGACTGTTTTTACTACTCAAACTTGTAATAGTTACAAAAAAGCAATTTTACCGTTATTATTCCATTGTTTTGTTGTAAACgcaaaataaattcaaaagcAAACAAAGTACATCTAATCTAGGTCATGTgtcaacattgtttttcttttttaatatattaatttatagTAATTGAACAAATTTGGATCTGAAAATGGTCTCCAATTTCTTACTCTGCCAATAGTTTAATAAACGACAATAACCTTGCAACTTATTTGTTAAATATGaacaaaatgttaaaaaaaaaaattgcttccaAAGTAAGGGAAATTAAGATACGCGTATTTTGTAAAGACTTTGCAGCTACATGTTTCTGAAAGTCGTATATGTCCCTTATGTTTTTATAACAAAACGACAGAAACTCCATAGCATAATTGATATGACATCCCTCCTTCCTTGACCCCCCTTCACTTCTTTAATGATCAAATCCAATTTTAGAACGAGTGATTCAATGAAATCGAACACAAAAGTTATATAGTTATTTTTAGAGAGTTTTAATAAaacacttccggtactgtttactttgaatgaaaaatcacatttttacttttaactGGTACtatttataataactttaaaaatggttttttttgttaaaagagaatttttttttttacttttctttatttttctttattttttacctttttttaagtataagttAGTTTGGAgttgttgtgtttttttttaaaactgcaTCTGATGCATTATGAGAATAAACAACTGTGAAAGAAAAAGGCAACTGTTTGGTAAACTATAGTGCTCAATCGAACACAAAAGTTCAAATGcagatatatttattttttaccttCTTTTAAGTATAAGTTATTTGCAGATTAGTTTGGGGttactgtgttttttttttttaaactacttaTGTTGTACtgtacctctcccagaccctgcgtaaagcgggagccttgtgcactgggtacgaccttttttttttttttttacttatgtTGTACTGTGGGAATAAATCGTtgtgaaagaaaaagataagtGATTGGTAAACTATAATGCTCAAAATGCgtttaacataaaaataaaaataaaacattaggGGTAAGATTATCAGtatgaaaatttcattaattgGTATTGTTCACCTGCCTCCAATGAAAGAAAACACATTTTCTTGAAGCATGGCTTGGGCTGCTTCTCCTTTCTGCTGTTTTAGAcccataatttaaaaaaaaacaacaattttttcAGTTATCAAATCAAAGTAAGGCCCCAACTTTTTAAAAGAATTTAAGAGATACCAAACCAGTTGTGCTTCAGAACACATAATTTTAAATGTACCCAGATACAACGTTTATAAACACTTTAAGTGCGCGTCATTTACttttagaaaagaaagaaaaaataccaCTTTCCACAAAGGTAATCACTTTTTGTCTCCAACTTCCAAATCTCAGCATTCCTTCCTTCCATTGGCATATCAATCAGAAAAAAGAGATAAGGTCCATGCAAAAATGACATGAGGAATATTGGTTTGGTGGCCAAAGTGATCTTTCACACTCTCAAAGCACAAATACaacactcaaaacagattcAACATCACATGCCTTAGATCCGTCTTCCAAGTTTTCTGCCATACAGCTCATCTTCTCATCCCTCCCCCTCTCCAACACcatcacctctctctctctctctctctatctctctaaaTTCTGTTTTCCCAGTAAATAAAAAGATTATTTCCCCCCTCATAATTCCCAAAAGTCTTGGATTCCACACACTCTCAACTAAAAAGGCAGTCCCATCTTAATTTCCTTGTCTTCTACTCCTACCTGCATTCAAGTCTTTCTCCATGAAAACTATCCACACCTGCAATATGTTCATCACTTTCTCAACTCACCACATCAAACCCAGATCCCTCAATTGGGTTTTCCTCCAATGTTTCACATGAAGAAATTGCATTTTTTTGACACAATGAACAAAACCCAGATGCTAACTTTGATTGTTGCACTGACTTCATCGACAACTTTGGTGTTTTTCCTGCTTTTCATCTACTTTTACTGCAAGAAAACTGGAAAAAGTGAGCAAAAAGATGTGGAAAAAACAGAGCAGAAGCAAGAGGAGGTTGTGGGGGCAGAGGAGGAGCTGGTGACTTTTCAGGATGGGGAGGACCTCACAGTCTGTGACATTCTCGATGCTCCGGGGGAAGTGATCGGAAAATCGAACTATGGCACGCTGTATAAGGCTTTGTTGCAGAGCAGCAACTCAGTGAAGTTGCTGAGGTTTATGAGGCCTGTTTGCACGGCAAAAGTTGACGATTTTGGTGAAGTTGTTCGGCATTTGGGGTGCGTAAGGCATCATAATTTGGTGCCTCTTTTGGGATTTTATGCAGGGCCGAGAGGTGAGAAGCTTCTGATTCATCCGTTTTATTGGCGCGGCAATCTGGCTCAATTTGTGAGAGGTGATGATTCTAATTTCTCTTGCCTCGTTTGGtctgtttttgcttttgttctgtttggttgcccAGAAAATGCCAAGAATGTGATGGGAAAGAAacttgaattcttttttttgtttggttttatttGGAAACTAGAGTTTTTACTCAATTGGGTTTTTGCATTGTGtttcaaaaaaatcaaatcaaaaagTTTTGGCTTGAAAAATCTGTTCTGTTTTTCCCCGAATATGTTCTGCACAGATTTCCATGTTCTGCTTTTaacttttctgtttttctctgCATAAATTTGATCTCCTTCGTGCATGTTCTACAACCATATTTGGATTATTTCCTTCATAATGCATATATGCTGCCTGTCGGAAAGAAACTTCCTTACATCGGAATGTCATTGTAGCGGGATCCCAAGCTGTCGGTCATTTAAACTTTCCCCATGTGACATTGCGTGATTTAGTTAGGATACCACCACAGTGACATCTCCGTATGTTCTTATCGTTGCCAAATTTTGGAGATTTCCTCTTAGAAGTTGTCTTTGCCTGTATATTTTTAGTTCCCATGAACTATAAACTGATAGACAAACCTTTGTGTTCAATGGCAGAAAGCAACCCTGACTCTCACAGATGGCCCATAATCTATAGGATCTCAATTGGTATAGCCAAGGGCTTGGATCACCTTCACACTGGCTTCGAAAAGCCAATAATTCACGGCAATCTCAAGTCGAAAAACATACTCTTGGACCGCCACTATCGCCCTTTCATCTCGGATTTCAGCCTGCATCTGCTGTTGAATCCAACTGCTGGCCAGGAAATGCTTGAAGTCTCAGCATCCGAAGGCTACAAAGCACCTGAGCTGATAAAAATGCGGGATGCGAATGAAGAGACTGATATATACAGTCTTGGGGTTGTACTGCTTGAATTGCTCACAGGGAAGGAACCAATTAATCAAAATCCAACAACACCCGACGAGGATTTTAGTTTGCCAAATTTCATGAGGAATGCAGTGCTTGGACATAAAATCCATGACTTGTTCCATCCAGATTTGCTTCTCAATAGCGGCGTCGGCGTCGGCGACGGTGAAATCCCGGTCGCTAGAGAACAGATTCTCAAATTCTTTCAGCTTGCTATGGCATGTTGTGCTCCTTCTCCATCGCTTAGACCAAACACCAAGAAAGTTCTGTGGAAGCTTGAAGATATCGGAAGAAACTGAACGCTACGAGCATTGTTTGGGTAGGATAAGTAGTAACTACACCTAGGATGGCACCATGACGTTATTTCGAGCCAATAACGCACTGTCGTGTAAAACAATTGAACGCATGGAAGTGCTTGGTTGACATTGATTTGAGCTATCGTCACATTTACATTTCGGGTGTAATTAAGTTTCATTTCAGGATATCTGTATTTTGTAAAATTTGCAGGATTGATGGCCATGCCAACAACAATGTCCATATTCACATAGACATGTATAGTAAAAATGTAGATGAGCTATATACGCCAAAacatttaattttctttatctttctttCGTCGGAATTGATCCATATCTTGGCTTACCTCAAAAAGTTGAAAACTTCAGTTTGCGGAGAAATCACATTTCAGCCATCACACAAATTAAGGATGATAAGTTGGTGATTTAGTTGGTCAGAttgcatatttgtttattgCTAAGCATGAGCAGCTTGAGACAAAGGATTCCATATGGTCCACCTAGCCTTCATATTGTCGAGCACAAATTATAAAAGAAGGAACCTTTAATCAAAGGTAAGCAGTGAAAATTTGCTCATTTCTAAATTCAAATTTGTCGGGAACGGAAAGGTTGCTCTTTTGTGATTCAAAGGTTCACGGGTTTGAGTCATAGAAATAAGTTTTTTGGAAAGAAATAGTAAAACTGCGTACAATAAATGTTTCTTCCTtgtgtcacgggatgactctttaagccttccgcccgtgcggcacttagacttgaatacctcgatgaacaagctaagtaagccttcgaagcctcgcttccccggatcgaatcacaaagaaagctaagatagcttggagaatgctaagatcacttagaagatgggagaaaggaagctttgtattgaaagttaagagaactttacaattgcttacaattcttggatggtttggccaaatggccttacctcctatttataggcctaagtcacctcctcaatggagggttctagaatcccctacttacatccaaaaatatctagcatagttctagatacaacttgcctaatctagattattctaggtgaggcttaaatatgtacacttgtgtggaatgttccggaatgccctagattatcttgaatgctccgccacgttcttgatttctccgggacgttccagaagcttccatgaagacaaggctttatgggcttagatatatgatgtcttgggcattttctttgtttttaacatgcggcccgtgacatcctccc
This region of Malus domestica chromosome 07, GDT2T_hap1 genomic DNA includes:
- the LOC103439593 gene encoding acid phosphatase 1, yielding MKFLKICLLFSLLSVAFSHGTFDSHLLPRPLILEYQENTETQFKELEDELGLHCASWRFSVEANNVNPWETIPEECAEYVKDYLTGRAYGFDLERVSKEAGVYAKSVELNGDGKDVWIFDIDDTLLSNLPYYTDHGYGLEVFDNVEFDKWVEKAMAPAIKSSLKLYEEVLSLGFKVFLLTGRTEGKRKVTVENLNNAGFRDWHKLILRSADDREKLATIYKSEKRSEMEKEGYRILGNSGDQWSDLLGTSVSLRSFKLPNPMYYIP
- the LOC103439594 gene encoding putative kinase-like protein TMKL1; this encodes MFHMKKLHFFDTMNKTQMLTLIVALTSSTTLVFFLLFIYFYCKKTGKSEQKDVEKTEQKQEEVVGAEEELVTFQDGEDLTVCDILDAPGEVIGKSNYGTLYKALLQSSNSVKLLRFMRPVCTAKVDDFGEVVRHLGCVRHHNLVPLLGFYAGPRGEKLLIHPFYWRGNLAQFVRESNPDSHRWPIIYRISIGIAKGLDHLHTGFEKPIIHGNLKSKNILLDRHYRPFISDFSLHLLLNPTAGQEMLEVSASEGYKAPELIKMRDANEETDIYSLGVVLLELLTGKEPINQNPTTPDEDFSLPNFMRNAVLGHKIHDLFHPDLLLNSGVGVGDGEIPVAREQILKFFQLAMACCAPSPSLRPNTKKVLWKLEDIGRN